GAGCAGAGCCAACAACAACCAGAGACCCTGTGGCAATAAATAGTCTTGTGATGTGGACATGGGCCAGGGATTGTGGATCCATTTTTGAACTGTGGAAATTAAAGTTTGGAAAGTCTATAGGACCTGTGCCATTTCAGAGTTGAGCAGGATTCCTACTGTCTTTGACACAGATCACGGGCATAATAGATCCATAGCAATTGCAAGCAGAGGCGGGCGCAAAGCCCTGTATGGCAACAAGAGTGTCCTGGGACCTGGCAAGTATTCCAAATGCCTATGTGATACCTTGTCCAGTTGTGGCTGTGCTGCTTCCTGTTTAGCAGTTTGGCCCCCACCCTTGACAAGTGATGTCTGATACCGGTCTCCCAATCACACACGTGTGTAAGGGAGCATACAGGAATAGGGGAAACCCTCCACTCAGCTCTCAACCTCACCTTTGTCCCCTCAGATCCTCCGGAGCCACGTGATGGTACGTGTTGGGGGTGGCTGGGACACGCTGGGTCATTATCTGGATAAACATGACCCCTGCCGGTGCACATCCCTCTGTGAGTTCCCCAGAAGTTTTTCCCTATGGGGCTGATTAGACATAGCTCCTAGTTGAGAGGCCACTTGTGGGAGGGTAAATAGGCCTGATCTTCAGGGCTCCGCTGTACCGGGATCTGTGGGTGAGGACCGAAGGGCAGTCATGGCTCAATACTAAGAGTAGCCACAAGGTGGCGCGCAAGGCACGCAGAAACATTGGCCAAGGTACATGTCAGTAGAGTTCAGATTTGGCCTTGGGTCCACACAGTGGGGCTGAAGTCTGTCTCAGGAGGTTTTCAGTCCTTCTCTAATCTGCATCAGTACCTCAAGTCACCCTGAATAAgcatacaatttaaataaaagttgcAGATCGGCAATGCCACATAGCTTTCAGTAAATCCTGATGTTGGGCTCCCTGACCAGACTGTGTCCCCTGAGTCCCTTTATAGAAACTGGGACTACCACAATAGGCTCTGGTACCTCCACGGGGGAATAAGGAGAATTTGACAGGGTGGAACAATGAGTTTCATAAACAGGacttgaactctttttttcttcttctttctctggggCCTATTGTGGTAGCCCACAAACCAGGCAgcttcctgaagcctccaggaCCACCGGTGCAGCATGAAGTGAAGGTGCAGGATGGGCCTTCACAGCCCCAGCCTCTGATGACCATCAGCCGCTCACAGAGCCCACTGCCTCCAGTGGACTGGAAGACATACACCTCTTCCAGCCGAAAGCTGAGgcctcccactccctcttcttcTGGACCCCGTAGTGAATCCCCAGCGAGGGCCAGAAcccctagagagatggctccattcCTGAGGTACAAGAGAGGGATGTGGAAGTGCCCCCCCATAAGACTATTCTCAGTGGTTCATTCCCCAAGATAAAGGGAACAATATTTTACCCCAACAAAAAAGTCACATAAGTCAGATATGACAGCAAATGCCTAGAGTCCTGGCATTCAggcagccaaggcaggaggattgtgaatttggGCCCTTCCAAGGCCACttcaggaggccatatcacaaaaACCACATAACCCATAGGAACAATGCTCCCCTcgtatgcacaaggccctggactCTACACCCCAGGGATGCAGAACAAGACAAGGCTTCAGGTGTTTGCAATCAAAACAGCATCCGGGACTTAAAGGTCATCTAGTTGGTCCAAATACTTAGCCATCTTGTAGAGAAGGAGGCTGAGGCCATGCTCAGTGTTCTTCCACTTTGTGATAGGGCTAAGATTGAAACCTGCCCTGAATATGGGAAGATTATCGGTCTTCTGGCCTAGAATTTTCCCTTGAAAGGTCTGAAGTTCCTTTCTATACGTTGCATGGGGAGCAAGGGTGCCCAGGCTGCTAGAATGCCTGCATAGGGGCTCTTGGTCAGTCCCAGGGAAGAACACTAGTTCTTTAAGCCCCCTATAGTGTTCCCATGGGAAATGCCTCTGATTGTCCTGAGTCCTTTCCAagcctgtttttcttcttttcaggtcCCAAGAAAAACCAACTCCGTCTCAGAGGATGTCATCCCCTGGTCCCCAACTCTCATCTCCTTGTAGGGGACCAGACCTACAGAGTACCCTGTCAGGAAGGGGAGTGAATAGATGCCCAGGTGAACTGCCCAGAGGAAGGACGCCCACGTCTTGGGTTCCCAAGGAAGCAGACAGTCGAGGAGCACACACCAAGGCCCCCATACCCCAGAGGCTCCAAATCCCTGAGACCACCAGTAAAAAGACACCAGCGAGAGGACCATCTCCCCCACCCCGTTCCTCCAGCCTAGCCAGTCCCCACACTATCTGGCTCCCCGACCAGGGAGCCTCCCCACAGATTAGTGGACCCATGTCTGCTCAATCTTCATCCCCTGGTAAAGGGCTCACCAAGATCCCTATTCGGCTGTCCCCTGCCCGACCCCCAACTCCAGGAAGAGGCTCTTTGGGTACTGAAGGTGGAGGCTCCATGCAGAGAGGTTCCCTCTCATCGAGGGCCCTTGCAGGGAATCTGGATAGTTCTACACATGGGCATCATTCTGTGGACGTAAGCAAGGACCACCAGACAGTCATAcagatttcttcagagactgaagaCCCCAGGAGCTTGGGTACACGGGAATGGAAAGAGAGATACACCTCTCTGCCCCTGGGCAGGACCAGAGAGCCAGCCCTCTATGATAACCTTAAAGAGGAGCTTGTGGCCAACATGAAACTGCTGGAGGTGGGGGCTGCCTGCACTCAGGGTACAAGGTCTCAAGCCATCCCTCGAAGTGGGGTCTATGTCCCCAGCCTGGGTGGGACGTGGCCTGAGCCTAGGGGTCCTTACGATAAAGTCATCCAGGAACTGATTCAGGGTCCTCCACGTCTCCTTAAAGTGGATCTGAAAGCCTGGAAGGTAGGATCCGAATGCCCCCCCAGGCCAATTGTGAACCCAGGAAGCCCCAAAGAGGAGCAAGGTTCCAGAGAGAGGGGGACAAGGAGAAAGGCATGCCCAAGTGCCCAGGGTACCACGGTGAGGACCATGTCACCTGCAAGAGGGCAGGCCTGCTCAACCTTGCCTGTATCTGCCAACCTGAAAGCTCCCACACATTCATGTTCAGATCTCAGTTCTGATAAAGCCAAGGTATGTCTGGGCAAGGGCAAAAGAACTCTCCGGAAACCCCAGAAGGTCCCTTCCATTTACAAGCTGAAGCTGAGACCCAGAATCCGGCCCCGTAGAGACCACAGGCCCGAAAAGAGACCTTCCAGGATTCCCAAGCCACTGGTCTACCCCTTCCTTGGTCCAGCCAGGACAGCTCCTGGAAGCAGGCTCTTAAAAGCTACATTAAGTGGCATGGGAGGGGATGTGAATGGAGTAggtaaaaaggaggaagagaaaaagaaagaaaccagcatCTCATTGGAGAGCAGCATCCAACCTTCAGAGAGCCGGGAGCCTATGCAGCTTGATGGAACCCCACTTCCACCGGAGGAGGAATCTTGGGTCTGAAGAGCCTCAAATCGGGACGAGCACAGCAAAAACACATGCagtgcagcagtgtgtgtgtgtgagaaagtacAGTCTCTCACTCAGCACAGTGTCTCGGCCAGGAATAGGTCCTAAGACCCCATCAGTTGTGCAAAAGGGCAGCCCATATCTCTCATTGCAAGCCAGCATCGAACCAGGGGTGATAGAGCCCATCTTATCGTTGCCACCAAGAACATCTCCTCGGCCTCTGAGCATTTCCACAGCCGTCAGTTATTAAATATGTGTGCGTCTCAGCTTTTGGGATCTTTCCCCCAAGACTGCAGAAGAGTAGAGAGGTGCAAATCCAAACATGGTTTCTGCTGGAGGCGATGGGGACAAAGTGGGGTGAGCTGTCAGCAAGCGAAGCTTATCAGTTCGGTGCTCAGGACCTTGGACAGCGACAGGGCAGCTCCGCACAGGTTCCCGAAAGCTGGCTGGTCGGCAGCCTTGGACTTGGACAATCTTTGAAGATTTGCCTCTGGTTCTGagaacagagatggctcaggatgaCAGCGAGCTGGTTAATGGCATCCATCATACCTCTGTGTCTAAGAATCTGTGGTTCTGAGGCCCCAAATTTGACCCTGACTGGGATGTAGAAGAAGTTAGGACTGAGCCTTGTAAGCATCTGTGAAGGGAGGCGATGGTCCCCTCTGTGTGGCTGTGATTAGCTGAGAGGGAAGGGAGTCACATCCAGAACCTTTTCTCTTTGGTCTTTTGGTTGGTCCCAAGCTTTCGGATGGGgggggttacacacacacacacacacacacacacacacacacacacacacacacacactgcagggaCCCGCTTCTCCCTCCATGAGCAACAGAGCTGACACTGAAGTAGAGAAACGAGGGAAAACACTCCCTGATTTTTAATCTGACTTCCAATAACAGCTCGGTGGGTGTCACACACACTCCAGACCCTGTGTGGGAAAccctggttggggaggggaaggacagagACTCAGAATGGGGGTGGAGGGACCTGAAATCCAAGACCTGGGGTGAAGAGGAAAGGGTGAGGGGGCTACATTCCAATGACTCCCCAGTGGAGGCAAGCCAGAGGTCTGGATCCCCCATCCTCACCTCGGGTGCCCCAGAGTTGGGGGGGGTGATCGGGCACATGGGAGGCTGCCATCTTTACCCCACGCCCCGAGGAACCAGTGGTGGGGCTGCAGGAGAGGAAAGTGGGCACCCCTTCTCCTTACCCTCCCGGCCACTCTGAAGTGTGGGGAAGGGGAGCCACTGCCTCTGTTCCAGagggaggctcagagagggcaaATCGCTAGCCCAAAATTGTgcaggacagcaaggactagaACCCAGAACGCTGGGCTGCCCCAGAGTGAGGGCTGCTGAAGTTGTACTGCCGTGCCCCCAGTCGGTAGAGGGAGTGCGATTCAGTggggaagcagaagagagaatcatAAATTCCCTCCCACACGGGGACACCATAaattccccatcccacccctgcccccagatTCCTCCCCATCACCTCTCTGGGTACCTGATTTCCTGGTCTGTGCACTGCAGCCTTGACAAAGGCTATGTACCCCTGTGTACAGGCGTCCTGTGGACCCCTCTTGACAAAGGGTCCTTATCATGCTCCCAACTGGACCAGGGCTGAGGCTGAGGGTTCAGCCTCAGGAACTTTCTTTGGCCAGGGCAGGGGACATGGAAccacttcttcctccctccctccaagtcCCCGAGCAATCCCTCAGGCCACTCCTGGAATCTCCATTAGTATTATTTCTAAATCGGTACAAAACTGACAGTGATCAGCTCCGGTGACGAGAGGTAGAAACCCGGCCAGGCAGCCGGGGAAAATGGGGTGGGTGAGGAGTTAGGGCATAGGGCCAATCTGGTGTTGGGATAAGGGGTCAGATCCTGAGGGCCTACACGCATGGGTAGGGATACATGCCTATCTCACCCGGGCACAACTCCCTCGTTCGGCTCTGCCCCAATACAGACTGATCAAGACAACCTGAGACCTGATGGAGGCAGAGTCTTAGGCAGTTGGACTGAGGTGGGACTGGGACACAGAATCATCGCTAGCATAACGTGACCCCCTCCCGGGCAccatcttccccaccccccatcctccACAAACTCCATATCCCTCAATGTAGCAGCCCATCCTAGTGCAGGAGGTAACAGGGAAGTGGGACCTAGGCATTATGGAGAGAAACTGATCCTTTGAGGAGTATCCTCTCCAcactgtcaaacaaaacaaaaagaattttagcCCGGGAGCAATCTGGCTTTAGGGTCAAGAGGGGCGAGGGGCACCCGGCAGGGACCATTGAGTTAAGGCTGGAAGGTAGGTGGTTGCGTCTCTGGGGGCTGCTGGGCAGGGAGGTCTCCCTGGATGAGGGAGAGCTCAGCCTTCTTTCCCTGACAGCTGTCGGACCTCAGCCCTCGGACCCCTTGGCTTCGGTCCTCAGGACACTTGCATCTCTCTGCCCTGTGCCGGTGGCGCTGCCGGGGAGAAGGCCTGGCATCAAAAACCTGCCAGGATCCGCGACAAGGGGATGGAGGAAATGAGAGCCCTGTGAGCGGAGCTGGGGAGCAGGGAGAAACACTGGAGGGTAGGTAGGACAAAAGAGGACtgacagacacttgagaggacagACATTGGAAGGGGGGAAGTAGGGTAAAGACAGACACACTGTGGGGAAGATGGGCAGGGGCCCGGCCAAGACAgcacctcctcaccccaccctccaTTTCACACGCTCGCCCCTTGGCCTACAGGTTGTGGCCCCTCCTGGGGCCGGGCACTACACTACAGCACTGAAGGTGGCTGACCCAAGGAGAcccaggtgggaggggaggacggGGAGTGGCGGGGAGGCTCCCTCTCGCCCTCTGATTCTCGTGGGGGAGGTGCGTGGCTGTAGGGGTGCTTCAGGCCCGGAGTCCAGAGTTCTCCTCCGGGGGGGTTCCCTGCTCTGGCCCTGGTGTCCCGCGGGAGGCTGGccccgcccctccctccctttcgcTGGGACAGTGCTGCTGCTGGGCGCGCGCGGCGTCACATGATGGCGCAGCGGTTGCGGCGCAGCGCGCCCTGAAAGCGCAGGGCAGCGTGCACGTGTTTGCAGCGGGCGCAGCCCACACTCTTGAGCAGCTCGCTGAAGAGCAGCAGGATGTGCCAGTTGTACTTGGCCGAGCACTCCACGTAGCCGCACTTCCAGGTCTTGCGCACCAAGTGCGACACGTTCCAGCGTGGAATCACGCGTCCGCGTTGCAGGTCGCGCTTGTTGCCCACGATGATGATGGGTGTCTCCGAGGTGCCGATCACCCTGCGGGTTGAGGCAGAAATTTGGGGGCGCTGCCAGTCTCGCAACCACTGGGCTCCGCGCTAGCGTGTGCTCTGATCCAGGTGCAGCCCCAACCCCTTGAGGAAGGTTACATCTTTAAAGAACACATCCAAAAAGTTGATACTGCCTATTTTACAGACAAGAAAACTGGGACTTATATGTCAAAACTGATCCGTGGCCATGCATTCCCAACCCCCGCTCTTCACTGTTAGTGTTGCCAACGTCGTAAGTCAGGGTCCCAAAATGAGTCAATAAAAGTGGGGTATGTGACCCACACCTGTAATTACAGCACTCGGGAGGCCTGAGGCAGGGACATTTtgagttcaaaactagcctggttacatagtgaaatcctgtcaagaaagaaagaaacgaaaagaaaagaaaagaaagggggtggagacTCGTGGGAATCAGAAAACAATACTTTTCACCTGTGTCCCTTCCTCCAGCGCCCCCGTCTGTGtaccgcccccccccccgagaCAGGCTAACATTAAGGCGTCCGCTGAAGTAGCAATAGATTGTCACAGCTCCTCACCTCGTCTCCAGGATCTGCTGACGGATAGTCTTGACGTACTCAAAGCTGTCAAAGCAGCAGATGTCATAGACCAGGATGTAGGCGTGGACGCTTCGGAGTCCCCTGCAGCAGGCATCtgcccactcctgcaacacccccGGCCAGTCAGAGCAGCCATGAGGCCTCCCAGCCTCCAGCCACCCTGTCAAACGGACCCCAAACCAGTCCTTTCtatcacccacccccacctccagaagGCCAGGCCCTAGGAACACAGGTACTCAGAACTGTAACTTCCCCTTCCCTGTCAGGATAGAGCAAGCCACAAGCTGGCTGACTTTCTGGCCCACCACACCATCTTGTGGGGATCTGGAGGTTGGATCTGTctgatccatccatccagtctTTTGTTCAAAGTGCACTTATAAATTCCCCTAAGAGCACAGCCCTGACCTAGTGGCTGTACCTACTGTAATAATATCTTCCGAGGCTTAGCCGAAGCTCTGATTTACCACTTTTCCTGCAAGCAGGGGACTATGCCCGCTATTTCCTGTATCTGAGGCCATGGATTATAGTCTGGTTACAACTATCCTATTTCCGGTTTCTCACACCTGCAGTGAACATCCAAGAGGGTTGGGACCCTGTTATTTTCACTTTAGACattccctccttctgtttcttgtttAGTGAGTCTTTAGCTTGTACAATTGCAACTGCACTGGCAAGCTCTCTCCATGGTGCTGAACCCACAGCCTACGCAAGCCCAAACAAGGTTCGTCCTATCCTTAACACAGCCCTCAGGTCTGTCTGAATGCAAGCATGAAAAAAGATCGAAACTGGATGCATAAGGGGGTCGGGTAGGAGAGAGACACGggactcttgatcctcctgccccttttCAAATGCTGAGGTCACGAGCCTGCATCACCACGCCTGGCTTGActattttgagtattttaaaatattttcgtCTGAGAGAATTTCTCATGGAGGGGCTCGGGGAGCTGAAGTGCAAGATGAATAGGCCCATGGAAAGGCTAAATGTGTTAACGAGAAGGTTCCCTGAGAGATTAATTAGCTAGTTAGTCTGCCAGCAGATGTAATTGCAAAAGTCTGTTCGGGAAGGCAGCGTGCAGAAAGGAGGTCCCCGAAGCTTTGGGGTAGAGaccttgggaggcaaaggaaagCAGGGCCTCTTCTCATGAGGCCCAGAGACGAGActgtggaggggagggaaggggtgtgtgtagCGCAGTCATAAAGTACGCCCTGGCATGCCTGAGGCCTGGGGTTGCACCTCCACTACACACAAAAGGAAGACCAGAAGGACGCAGAGACAGGTCTCCAGACCCAGACAGCTTGCGTGTGGTCGAGGTAAGAGTTTCAGCTGAAGTGGAAGGGGCAGACTTGGGTGGCAGCTGTGGACTGTGGAGTTGGAAGTGGTGCCTCCAACTCAAAGGCTCGGGAGATGCTGCAGTGGGATCCCTGGAGAGATGATGTGGCATCTTTGCGCTGAGGTTTTAATTTCTGGTGCAGAGGCAGGATACAGAGGACAGATTTAAGAATGCAGAAAATGACAAATCTGCTTCCTCCAAGACCAGAGAACACCGTGTTCAGCAGGACACCCATTACCTTGGCataggggtggggagggcaggagcCTGCATGCCTCCGCAAGTCTCCTCTTGCCCCATAAGAGGAATGGCtatctctagaaaaaaagagagcatAGGTTCCATGCTGTAAGCTCTTCTGGGATGCCAGAGAACAGCTGCCAGACTTTGAGGGTGACAGTTCCCCCCTCCTCCAACACACTGCCTCCTCAAGGGGACCCCAGAATGCCTCCCACTCACTCCTCTCAGGAGGCTCCTAAAAGAGAGCTCAGGATTGGCTAGGCTGTCCCTCCACTCCTTAACTgaagagaagaatggaaaaagCTCAGCCTTCCTGCCAGCGTGTTCCACAAagggttcttcttttttctttttaaagatttatttcatgtatatgagtacactgtcgctgtcttcagacacaccagaagagggcatcagatctcattacagatggttgtgagccaccatgtggttgctgggaattgaactcaggacctctagaagagcagcctcaactgctgagccatctctccggctctcCACATAGGATTCTAATTTGTTCCCCTAGAGGTCATATTTGGACTGTACAGGGGATAGACTGAACATACAGCCCAGAGGTAAGGAATGTGCttcatgcacaaagccctgggctcagcCCCTCGCTgacaaaggggaggagaaatAGAAATTGAGCACAGCTCCAGGGTCTCAGTCCCCTGGCCTCGCCATGTACTCTTGGGCATCTCCTTTGGCAGGTTGCACGTGCCCTCCAGCTTCCGCTTTCTGCTTTGGAGGAGAAGGCGCTGTGGACGGTAACAGTTTTAGACTGAAGCATGCATTGCTTTATTTCTAGAAAGCGATCATCAAGATTCTTAAGGTTTATATTTGATCGTAAAGTTTTTGACGTCCTTCTTAGGACTTCTATACAAAAAATCCTTTAACCATGCTCCAGGAGTGAAATCTTTGAGATCATAGCACCAAATATAAGGACCCATTAAGAAGCAAAAAGTCACCACatgttgtggtgcacacctttaatcccagcacttgggaggcagaggcaggaaggcttggaggccagcttggtctacagagtgaactccaggacaTCAGGAGCTATGTAtgtagagagacactgtctcaaaaagccaaagagaagaggagggagagaaggaggaagaggaggaagaggaggaggaagaggaggaagaggaggagttacACAAGCATGATACTACATGTCTATGATCCTAacatttgggaagtggaggctggaggttcaggggttcagggtcatccttggctatagaaAAAGTTTTTGGTCAGATTGAGCTAAATGAGACACTGACTCAAAAATAACCCCTGCCCCCAATAATAAGAACCCAAAACAGGTATTAGtagttctcagaagaaaaaaacagaaacaaaacaaaaacaaaaacaaaagccccaaaAGactagaaacactaaagaaagccttaaacagggctggagagatagctcagtggttaagagcactgactgctcttccagaggtcctgagttcaaaccccagcaaccacatggtggctcacaaccatctgtaatggggtctggtgccctcttctgacacacagatatatatgcagaacactgtctatataataaatatatctttaaaaaaagaaagccttaaacatacagaaaaatgCACAACTTCACTCACAGTCAGGAATGCAAATACAGACCACACCGAGAACGTCCTCTCTCATATTCTAGGatagcggttctcaaccttcctaatgctgcagccccttggtacagttcctcatgctgtggtgactcttGACCATTAAATTATCTTATTGAGAACAGCTGTTCTGGTGCCAAAAATGGTGAAGTTTTATAAGACACTCAACTTTTAGAGAAGGGTCTCTGGAGATCCCTTTCAAATCCCATCCATCCTAGTAAATGATCCTGTAAATACAGAAATTTATGTGCAAACTGACTTATGCAAAGGCTGATTATTCATTTGGCACTGACTGGACTGGTATAAGATTGGAAaccaaggttggggatttagctcagtggtagtgcgcttgcctgcaaggccctgggttcagtcctcagctccgaaaaaagaaaaaaaaaaagattggaaaCCAACCAGTTGTCCAATAAGGAGGAAACCTCTTTGCAGTGGAGTTCTGAGTAGCCACCAGAATCATGATGTCCTCCAGATTGGGACAAGAAATAGTAGCTTTAGTTATAGTTCTAAGCGTAGTGGCACACACGTTTAATCccgcacttgggagacagaagcagatggatctctttgagcctggtctacatagcgagttccaggatatccagggctacagagaaagaccctgtctcaaaaacaaaacagagcaaccaccaccaccccgccccaccacaaaaccaaaaccagcaaaAGTCAAACGGTAAGTTGAAGAAGCAACGGCCAGGCTTGGAGATGCATGCCTGTTATCCTGGCTACTCTGAAGACTATGCGagaggatttcaag
The genomic region above belongs to Rattus rattus isolate New Zealand chromosome 9, Rrattus_CSIRO_v1, whole genome shotgun sequence and contains:
- the Gas2l2 gene encoding GAS2-like protein 2, whose protein sequence is MSQHVGHGRRPRTPGPPVRSIRPFKSSEQYLEAMKEDLAEWLRDLYGLDIDAANFLRVLETGLVLCRHANTVTEAALAFLAEAPERAQKIPMPQVGVFCNGAAQPGTFQARDNISNFIQWCRKEMGIQEVLMFETEDLVLRKNVKSVVLCLLELGRRAWRFGVAAPALVYLEEEIEEELRRDLDLPSPDPPSPVPPARRPCHFHNLDQMVQSLVSHCTCPVQFSMVKISDGKYRVGDSNTLIFIRILRSHVMVRVGGGWDTLGHYLDKHDPCRCTSLSHKPGSFLKPPGPPVQHEVKVQDGPSQPQPLMTISRSQSPLPPVDWKTYTSSSRKLRPPTPSSSGPRSESPARARTPREMAPFLRSQEKPTPSQRMSSPGPQLSSPCRGPDLQSTLSGRGVNRCPGELPRGRTPTSWVPKEADSRGAHTKAPIPQRLQIPETTSKKTPARGPSPPPRSSSLASPHTIWLPDQGASPQISGPMSAQSSSPGKGLTKIPIRLSPARPPTPGRGSLGTEGGGSMQRGSLSSRALAGNLDSSTHGHHSVDVSKDHQTVIQISSETEDPRSLGTREWKERYTSLPLGRTREPALYDNLKEELVANMKLLEVGAACTQGTRSQAIPRSGVYVPSLGGTWPEPRGPYDKVIQELIQGPPRLLKVDLKAWKVGSECPPRPIVNPGSPKEEQGSRERGTRRKACPSAQGTTVRTMSPARGQACSTLPVSANLKAPTHSCSDLSSDKAKVCLGKGKRTLRKPQKVPSIYKLKLRPRIRPRRDHRPEKRPSRIPKPLVYPFLGPARTAPGSRLLKATLSGMGGDVNGVGKKEEEKKKETSISLESSIQPSESREPMQLDGTPLPPEEESWV
- the Rasl10b gene encoding ras-like protein family member 10B, translated to MVSTYRVAVLGARGVGKSAIVRQFLYNEFSEVCVPTTARRLYLPAVVMNGHVHDLQILDFPPISAFPVNTLQEWADACCRGLRSVHAYILVYDICCFDSFEYVKTIRQQILETRVIGTSETPIIIVGNKRDLQRGRVIPRWNVSHLVRKTWKCGYVECSAKYNWHILLLFSELLKSVGCARCKHVHAALRFQGALRRNRCAIM